One genomic window of uncultured delta proteobacterium includes the following:
- a CDS encoding Peptidase M23 gives MDPSKKRLSVLPLAFLVIIVLCISWAGYYLYSQPPSHTFETGRAEGGPLDGEENLPPREGAALQGPEQAAKQAPAEPEGPLVVIETVQKGETAGGILQPYLTAAQIQAMADACDACFSLRKLRAGKPYEITIDKGEFVSFTYEIDADKKLIVHYADGAFTATVEDIVYDVTVARVQGAITSHLFQAVDDAGEQPVLAISLADIFAWEINFIRDIHPGDSFTLLVEKRFREGEFKGYGRILAAEFINQGSRFDAYGYRDADGIPHYYNGKGESVKRAFLKAPLSFTRISSTFSNSRLHPILNVWRAHPGVDYAAPTGTPVKSVGNGVVTFKGWGKGAGNYIAVRHGNNYETMYLHLSGFAKGLDKGKKVTQGEVIGFVGSTGYSTGPHLDFRMKKDGTYINPLTIASPRTEPVSKKDMPEFKELVGKMQGTLQRAAAADAVQRAEPEKPQPEKPAEG, from the coding sequence ATGGATCCCTCGAAAAAAAGACTTTCCGTTCTGCCGCTTGCGTTCCTTGTCATCATAGTCCTGTGCATCAGCTGGGCCGGATATTATCTGTACTCCCAGCCGCCCTCCCATACCTTCGAAACAGGCCGGGCCGAAGGCGGTCCTTTGGACGGGGAAGAGAACCTGCCCCCGCGCGAAGGAGCCGCTCTGCAGGGGCCGGAACAGGCCGCGAAACAGGCCCCGGCAGAGCCGGAAGGGCCCCTCGTCGTCATTGAGACGGTCCAGAAAGGGGAAACCGCCGGGGGGATACTGCAGCCGTATCTGACCGCCGCGCAGATACAGGCCATGGCGGACGCCTGCGACGCCTGCTTTTCGCTCCGCAAGCTCCGGGCCGGGAAGCCGTACGAGATCACCATCGACAAGGGGGAGTTCGTCTCCTTCACCTACGAGATAGACGCGGATAAAAAGCTCATCGTGCACTACGCGGACGGCGCGTTCACCGCCACGGTCGAGGACATCGTTTACGACGTCACTGTCGCGCGCGTGCAGGGCGCCATCACATCCCACCTTTTCCAGGCGGTGGACGACGCAGGCGAACAGCCTGTTCTGGCCATCAGCCTGGCGGATATTTTCGCCTGGGAAATCAACTTCATCCGGGATATCCACCCCGGCGATTCCTTCACTCTGCTCGTGGAAAAACGTTTCCGGGAAGGGGAATTCAAGGGGTACGGCCGCATCCTGGCCGCCGAGTTCATCAACCAGGGCTCGCGGTTTGACGCCTACGGCTACCGCGATGCCGACGGCATTCCCCACTACTACAACGGCAAGGGCGAGAGCGTGAAACGGGCCTTCCTCAAAGCGCCGCTGTCCTTTACCCGCATTTCCTCGACCTTCAGCAACAGCCGTCTGCATCCCATCCTGAACGTCTGGCGGGCGCATCCCGGCGTGGATTACGCCGCGCCCACCGGCACCCCGGTCAAATCCGTGGGCAACGGCGTGGTGACCTTCAAGGGCTGGGGCAAGGGCGCCGGGAACTATATCGCCGTGCGCCACGGCAATAATTACGAGACCATGTATTTGCACCTCTCCGGCTTTGCCAAGGGGTTGGACAAAGGCAAAAAGGTCACCCAGGGCGAAGTGATCGGCTTTGTGGGCAGCACGGGCTATTCCACCGGGCCGCACCTGGATTTCCGCATGAAAAAGGACGGCACCTACATCAACCCGCTTACCATTGCCAGCCCCAGAACCGAGCCGGTCAGCAAAAAAGACATGCCCGAATTCAAAGAGCTGGTGGGAAAAATGCAGGGGACTCTGCAACGAGCGGCGGCGGCTGACGCCGTGCAGCGGGCGGAACCGGAAAAGCCCCAACCGGAAAAACCGGCCGAAGGCTGA
- a CDS encoding putative Chromosomal replication initiator protein dnaA (Evidence 3 : Function proposed based on presence of conserved amino acid motif, structural feature or limited homology), with the protein MELPLNKQRIRDYLRTLHSDADLKAWFDPLHFSLAESGVLEVRFPHALFSRWFDKEQRKRFERELSPVLGAASRIVFTKPEMARNGAAKPRKSAPDASGPDAALEMLGENAQYSFDAFIYNKKNEFPVTMAREFAASVADASYVPFIICGKGSCGKTHLLRAIAGTMAARLPAGAVYCATVEEAEALHRENPVAFKRKMMRHKAIFLDNGQNLALYPELQQELVFIAEKFKEKKKPLVIALDDSTDQSALNPRLRSRLESGLSVTVKKPDLDVRLRYAKAQCAVHRVHLKKELLLSIAQRFHALPTIQGIILKASAFLQNTAKALTEADMEKLLAGTDALTGKRPTPQAIINQVAENFALSPEDITGNDRRAEAVRARQIAMYLCRELLGTPYSSLGAYFNGKNHATIIYAHKKIEKLVKSDKDTNKFVAKIRKKFLTASS; encoded by the coding sequence ATGGAATTGCCCCTCAACAAACAGCGTATCCGCGATTATCTCCGCACACTGCATTCGGATGCGGACCTTAAGGCATGGTTTGATCCCCTGCACTTCAGTCTGGCCGAATCCGGCGTTCTTGAGGTCCGTTTTCCGCACGCGCTGTTCTCCCGCTGGTTTGACAAGGAACAGCGGAAACGCTTCGAGCGGGAGTTGTCCCCTGTTCTCGGGGCCGCTTCCCGCATCGTTTTCACCAAACCCGAAATGGCGCGGAACGGGGCCGCCAAACCCCGCAAGTCCGCGCCGGATGCGTCCGGTCCGGATGCCGCTCTGGAAATGCTTGGGGAGAATGCGCAATATTCCTTCGACGCCTTCATATACAACAAAAAAAATGAATTCCCCGTGACCATGGCCCGGGAATTCGCGGCTTCCGTGGCGGACGCGTCCTATGTGCCCTTTATCATTTGCGGCAAGGGAAGCTGCGGCAAAACCCACCTTTTGCGGGCGATCGCCGGCACCATGGCCGCGCGCCTTCCCGCCGGGGCCGTCTATTGCGCGACTGTCGAGGAAGCCGAAGCCCTGCACAGGGAAAATCCGGTCGCCTTCAAACGGAAAATGATGCGGCACAAAGCAATTTTCCTCGACAACGGCCAGAACCTCGCCCTCTACCCGGAGTTGCAGCAGGAGCTTGTGTTTATTGCCGAAAAATTCAAGGAAAAGAAAAAGCCCCTTGTGATAGCGCTGGATGATTCCACCGATCAATCCGCCCTCAACCCCAGGCTCCGGTCCCGGCTTGAATCCGGCCTTTCGGTCACAGTCAAAAAACCCGATCTGGACGTCCGCCTGCGCTACGCCAAAGCCCAGTGCGCCGTTCACCGGGTTCACCTGAAAAAGGAATTGCTGCTCTCCATCGCGCAGCGGTTTCACGCGCTCCCGACCATCCAGGGCATCATCCTCAAGGCTTCGGCGTTTTTGCAGAACACCGCGAAAGCCCTGACCGAGGCGGACATGGAAAAACTCCTGGCCGGAACGGACGCCCTGACCGGGAAACGCCCGACCCCCCAAGCCATCATCAACCAGGTGGCGGAGAATTTTGCCCTTTCCCCGGAAGACATCACCGGCAACGACCGCCGCGCGGAAGCCGTGCGCGCGCGCCAGATTGCCATGTATCTTTGCCGGGAGCTGTTAGGCACACCCTACTCATCCCTGGGCGCGTATTTTAACGGCAAAAACCATGCTACTATCATCTATGCCCATAAAAAAATTGAAAAACTTGTCAAAAGCGACAAAGATACGAACAAATTCGTCGCTAAAATACGGAAGAAGTTCCTAACCGCATCCAGTTAG
- a CDS encoding DNA polymerase III, beta subunit — MLVNVFKENVIEGLSKAANIIPTKTGAAYLRSIWLRAEKGALTIMATDSNIEFSGSYTAEVLSEGLVGVNGRNFVDLLRKLSSGVPISLSLEEGSGNLLISQKGTRNYKLPTNDSVWFQNFSAFPEGNSVIWSGDYLAELIDKISYCIADDESKDAIGCLYINPSASGHIDACGLNGHQFAMLRFLHDELHALLPKSGILIQRKYLGELKKWLGTDEIELNVTEKRLFLRTNDKKEMFTLPLSAYQYPDYSNFLSRVEGGGISNLVLHRKEAEEALERLLIFISENNRCTYFSLSAKEAVLSSNGLDVGSATETLEAEYDGDIKKIAFPTRNLLEIMDHYQSEKLTMILSGTEGPCGIKGGDDPEYTVIIMPMKIVEETYYQEEKV; from the coding sequence ATGTTAGTCAATGTATTTAAAGAGAACGTCATCGAGGGTTTGAGCAAAGCCGCGAACATCATCCCCACCAAAACCGGGGCCGCCTATCTTCGTTCCATCTGGCTGCGGGCTGAAAAAGGCGCGTTGACCATTATGGCCACGGATTCCAATATCGAGTTCAGCGGTTCCTATACGGCGGAAGTTCTTTCCGAAGGGCTTGTCGGGGTAAACGGCCGCAATTTCGTGGATCTCTTACGCAAGCTTTCCTCGGGGGTGCCCATTTCCCTTTCCCTGGAAGAAGGGTCGGGCAATCTCCTCATCAGCCAGAAAGGCACGCGCAACTATAAACTGCCGACCAACGATTCCGTTTGGTTCCAGAATTTTTCCGCGTTTCCGGAAGGCAATTCCGTCATCTGGTCCGGAGATTATCTTGCGGAACTTATCGATAAGATATCCTATTGCATCGCGGACGACGAAAGCAAGGACGCCATCGGCTGCCTGTACATAAACCCTTCGGCCTCGGGCCATATCGACGCCTGCGGCCTGAACGGGCACCAGTTCGCCATGCTGCGCTTTTTGCACGACGAATTGCACGCGCTGCTGCCCAAAAGCGGCATCCTCATCCAGAGAAAATATCTCGGCGAGTTGAAGAAATGGCTCGGCACGGACGAGATCGAACTGAACGTGACGGAAAAGCGGCTGTTTTTGCGGACCAACGACAAGAAGGAAATGTTCACCCTGCCGCTTTCCGCCTACCAGTACCCGGATTATTCCAACTTCCTCTCCCGGGTGGAAGGCGGGGGCATCTCCAACCTGGTCCTGCACCGGAAAGAAGCCGAGGAAGCGCTGGAACGGCTCTTGATCTTCATCTCGGAAAACAACCGCTGCACCTATTTCAGCCTTTCGGCGAAGGAAGCCGTGCTTTCCAGCAACGGCCTGGACGTGGGCTCGGCCACGGAAACGCTTGAAGCGGAATACGACGGCGATATCAAAAAAATAGCCTTCCCCACGCGCAATCTTCTGGAAATCATGGACCACTACCAGTCCGAGAAACTGACCATGATCCTGTCGGGCACCGAAGGCCCCTGCGGGATAAAGGGCGGCGACGATCCCGAATATACGGTCATCATCATGCCCATGAAGATTGTTGAAGAGACCTATTATCAAGAGGAAAAAGTTTGA
- the gyrB gene encoding DNA gyrase, subunit B (Evidence 2a : Function of homologous gene experimentally demonstrated in an other organism; PubMedId : 1646964, 1656869, 1846808, 20200440, 3020376, 3029031, 3029692, 3906038, 6089112, 9148951, 9245398; Product type e : enzyme) produces MMAQAANENGKHGYTADSITVLEGLAAVRVRPAMYIGSTDGRGLHHLVYEVVDNSIDEAMAGYCTKITVRLHVDGSCSVSDNGRGIPVDIHPKEGVPAVQVVMTKLHAGGKFDNDSYKVSGGLHGVGVSCVNALSEMLEVTIRRDGHRYRQRYSRGVPQEEVQTIGESEKHGTTVVFKPDEEIFETVEFSYEILRKRLEELAYLNRGLEIEFIDERTDQSETFKFDGGIYQFVKDLNSGEAGIHSIVYGEGENQGITVEFAIQYNAGYKENVLTFANNIRTKEGGTHLVGFKTALTRAINAYIKTSEQAKKYKITLSGDDVREGLTAVVSVKLPSPQFEGQTKTKLGNSEVAGLVAGIVYEKLNTFFEENPKDIKLIIDKAVDAARAREAARKAKDLVRRKGALSDNSLPGKLADCQSKDPQDSELYIVEGDSAGGSAKQGRNPRTQAILPLRGKILNVERTRFDKMLANQEIKNLITAMGAGVGLVGGETDIDLTKLRYHTIVIMTDADVDGAHIRTLLLTFFFRQYRELIDKGHLYIAQPPLYRAHAAKFEKFIKDDAELKEFLLQRVSKDVTVTAASGKEYEGKAVIGLFDDVDSIATRIKDAENAGIHENLFLAFLEYANKIMPVWFTENGNGELAAFRDWMSTRNFTFSISHEETDLEQRTWIHFEDTNGHKTRIAPDLFNSRMYNQAFKTLHELQEACGPFTFSINRKEEKSAVEGIFVLTAKLMEEARKGINIQRYKGLGEMNPEQLWETTMNPDNRVFLQVKVEDAEEANEAFEQLMGDRVEPRREFIERNALSVAELDI; encoded by the coding sequence TTGATGGCACAAGCGGCTAACGAAAACGGGAAACACGGCTACACAGCCGACAGCATTACGGTCCTTGAAGGGCTTGCGGCTGTCCGGGTGCGTCCGGCCATGTATATCGGCAGCACGGACGGGCGCGGCCTGCACCACCTGGTTTATGAAGTGGTGGACAACTCCATTGACGAAGCCATGGCTGGCTATTGCACCAAGATCACCGTGCGGCTGCACGTTGACGGTTCGTGCTCCGTTTCGGATAACGGCCGCGGCATCCCCGTCGACATCCACCCCAAGGAAGGCGTCCCGGCAGTCCAGGTCGTCATGACCAAACTGCATGCCGGCGGCAAGTTCGACAACGACAGCTACAAAGTTTCCGGCGGTTTGCACGGGGTCGGCGTTTCCTGCGTGAACGCCCTTTCCGAAATGCTGGAAGTGACCATCCGCCGCGACGGCCACCGCTACCGCCAGCGCTATTCGCGCGGCGTGCCGCAGGAAGAGGTGCAGACGATAGGCGAATCGGAAAAACACGGCACCACCGTGGTCTTCAAGCCGGACGAGGAAATATTCGAAACCGTCGAATTTTCCTACGAAATTCTGCGCAAGCGTCTGGAAGAACTGGCCTACCTCAACCGCGGGCTCGAAATTGAGTTCATCGACGAACGCACGGACCAGAGCGAGACCTTCAAGTTCGACGGCGGCATCTACCAGTTCGTGAAGGACCTGAACTCCGGCGAAGCGGGCATCCACAGCATCGTGTACGGCGAAGGCGAGAACCAGGGCATCACCGTGGAATTCGCCATCCAGTACAACGCCGGGTACAAGGAAAACGTGCTGACCTTTGCCAACAACATCCGGACCAAGGAAGGCGGCACGCACCTGGTGGGCTTCAAAACGGCCCTGACCCGCGCCATCAACGCGTATATCAAAACGTCCGAGCAGGCCAAAAAGTACAAGATCACCCTGTCCGGGGACGACGTGCGCGAAGGCCTTACAGCCGTGGTTTCCGTCAAGCTGCCCAGCCCGCAGTTCGAAGGCCAGACCAAGACCAAGCTGGGCAACAGCGAAGTGGCGGGCCTTGTCGCGGGTATCGTGTATGAAAAGCTGAATACCTTCTTTGAGGAAAACCCCAAGGATATCAAGCTCATCATCGATAAAGCCGTGGATGCCGCGAGAGCCAGGGAAGCGGCCCGCAAAGCCAAGGACCTGGTCCGCCGCAAGGGTGCGCTCTCGGACAACTCCCTGCCCGGCAAACTCGCGGACTGCCAGAGCAAGGACCCGCAGGATTCCGAACTCTACATCGTGGAAGGCGATTCCGCCGGCGGTTCCGCCAAACAGGGCCGCAACCCGCGGACCCAGGCCATTTTGCCCCTGCGCGGCAAGATCCTGAACGTGGAGCGCACCCGGTTCGATAAAATGCTGGCCAACCAGGAAATCAAAAACCTGATTACGGCCATGGGCGCCGGGGTGGGTCTGGTCGGCGGGGAGACGGATATCGATCTTACCAAGCTCCGCTACCATACCATCGTCATCATGACGGACGCCGACGTTGACGGTGCGCATATCCGTACCCTTCTCCTGACCTTCTTCTTCCGTCAATACCGTGAACTTATCGATAAGGGCCATTTGTATATCGCCCAGCCGCCGCTGTACCGCGCGCATGCCGCCAAGTTCGAAAAGTTCATCAAGGACGATGCGGAGTTAAAAGAATTCCTGCTCCAGCGGGTCAGCAAGGATGTGACGGTCACGGCGGCTTCCGGCAAGGAGTACGAGGGTAAGGCCGTTATCGGGTTGTTCGACGACGTGGATTCCATCGCCACCCGGATCAAGGACGCGGAAAACGCAGGTATTCACGAGAACCTGTTTCTCGCGTTCCTGGAGTATGCGAACAAGATCATGCCGGTCTGGTTCACGGAGAACGGCAACGGCGAGTTGGCCGCGTTCCGCGACTGGATGAGCACCCGCAACTTCACCTTTTCCATCAGCCATGAGGAAACGGATCTGGAGCAGCGGACCTGGATCCATTTCGAGGACACGAACGGCCACAAGACGCGTATCGCGCCGGACTTGTTCAATTCCCGGATGTACAACCAGGCTTTCAAGACCTTGCACGAGTTGCAGGAAGCCTGTGGGCCGTTCACGTTCAGCATCAACCGCAAAGAGGAAAAGAGCGCGGTGGAGGGTATTTTCGTCCTGACCGCAAAGCTCATGGAGGAAGCCCGCAAGGGTATCAATATCCAGCGCTACAAAGGTCTGGGTGAAATGAACCCCGAACAGCTCTGGGAAACCACCATGAACCCGGATAACCGCGTGTTTCTCCAGGTCAAAGTGGAAGATGCCGAGGAAGCCAACGAGGCATTCGAGCAGCTCATGGGCGACCGCGTCGAGCCGCGCCGCGAGTTCATCGAACGCAACGCGTTAAGCGTCGCGGAGTTGGATATTTAG
- the gyrA gene encoding DNA gyrase subunit A: protein MSEVQQPEKQQEQISIEKELRKSYLEYSLSVIIGRAIPDVRDGMKPVHRRIMFAQHELGNGYTRPPKKSARVVGDVIGKYHPHGDSAVYDALVRMAQEFSMRDVLVEGQGNFGSIDGDSAAAMRYTEVRMSRLAAEFLNDIDKETVDFRPNYDNTLLEPEVLPTKVPNLLLNGSSGIAVGMATNIPPHNLGELCDGLLMILEDPGCTVTDLLSCVKGPDFPTGGMIYAGQGMQDAYKTGRGSVKIRGKVEVETRKKGGEAIVIREIPYALNKSSLVKKIADLINEKRIDGVADLRDESDRKGIRIVLDLKRGTIPDIVINTLFKYTPLETSFGFNMLAVAGGKPQLMTLKTALAAFIEHRREVVIRRTRYDLKKSEARAHILEGLRIALDNIDEVVRLIRESKTPQDAKERLMAAFGLSEIQSQAILDMRLQRLTNLEHEKLLEEYRELLKFIEYLKSILENEEVLRNVLREETEELKKTFATPRRTEIVTDDLEGIDIEDLIPDEDVVITLSRRGYIKRTTLDNYHQQKRGGKGVAGVHTGEDDFVQEFLTTTNHQFLLLFTNKGRMHQLKVHQVPEGSRTAKGAHVANLLSLDKEEWVTTVLTIREFTDDRFFLFVTKRGMIKRSAASLYAKCRKTGMIAVGLRDDDELIAVREVNETCNIVLTTKHGLAIRFQGNEARPMGRGATGVKGIALRGDDAVVACVVVLEGLDPEIMTVSRNGYGKRTKLELYRVQSRGGKGIINFKVTPKTGEVIGAMTVAENDALILLTSTNKIIRIAVDDVRSVGRATQGVRLVALDDEGFVVGFDRIDDTNGDGAPVQE from the coding sequence GTGTCTGAAGTACAACAGCCGGAAAAGCAGCAAGAACAGATAAGTATCGAGAAAGAGTTACGGAAATCGTACCTGGAATATTCGTTGTCCGTGATTATCGGGCGGGCCATTCCGGACGTGCGGGACGGGATGAAGCCGGTGCACCGGCGCATTATGTTCGCCCAGCACGAGTTGGGCAACGGGTACACCAGGCCGCCCAAGAAATCCGCCCGCGTGGTCGGGGACGTTATCGGTAAGTACCACCCGCACGGAGACTCGGCGGTGTACGACGCGCTGGTCCGCATGGCCCAGGAATTTTCCATGCGCGACGTGCTGGTGGAAGGCCAGGGCAACTTCGGCTCCATCGACGGCGACTCGGCGGCGGCCATGCGGTACACGGAAGTGCGCATGTCCCGCCTGGCGGCGGAGTTTTTGAACGACATCGACAAAGAGACGGTCGATTTCCGCCCCAACTACGACAATACGCTCCTGGAACCGGAAGTTCTGCCCACCAAGGTGCCGAACCTGCTCCTCAACGGCTCTTCCGGTATTGCGGTCGGCATGGCGACGAACATCCCGCCCCACAACCTGGGCGAACTGTGCGACGGCCTCTTGATGATCCTGGAAGATCCGGGCTGCACGGTGACGGACCTCTTGAGCTGCGTCAAAGGGCCGGATTTCCCGACCGGCGGCATGATCTACGCGGGCCAGGGCATGCAGGATGCCTACAAGACCGGCCGCGGCTCGGTGAAGATCCGGGGCAAGGTCGAGGTGGAAACCCGCAAAAAAGGCGGGGAAGCCATTGTCATCCGGGAAATTCCGTATGCTTTGAACAAGTCCAGCCTGGTCAAGAAAATCGCGGACCTGATTAACGAAAAACGTATCGACGGCGTGGCCGACCTGCGGGACGAATCCGACCGCAAAGGCATCCGGATCGTGCTGGATCTGAAGCGCGGGACCATTCCGGACATCGTCATCAATACCTTATTCAAGTATACGCCGCTGGAAACGTCCTTCGGTTTCAACATGCTGGCGGTGGCCGGCGGCAAACCGCAATTGATGACGCTGAAAACCGCGCTCGCGGCCTTTATCGAGCACCGGCGCGAAGTGGTTATCCGCAGGACGCGCTACGATTTGAAAAAATCCGAGGCCCGGGCCCATATCCTGGAAGGCCTCAGGATCGCGCTGGACAACATCGACGAAGTGGTCCGCCTGATCCGCGAATCCAAGACCCCCCAGGACGCCAAAGAACGGCTGATGGCCGCCTTCGGGTTGTCGGAAATCCAGTCCCAGGCCATTCTGGACATGCGGTTGCAACGCCTGACCAACCTGGAACACGAAAAACTGCTGGAAGAATACCGCGAACTGCTCAAGTTCATCGAGTACCTCAAATCCATCCTGGAAAACGAGGAAGTCTTGCGGAACGTTCTGCGGGAAGAAACCGAAGAGCTGAAAAAGACCTTTGCCACGCCCCGCCGCACGGAAATCGTGACGGACGACCTGGAAGGCATCGATATCGAGGACCTCATCCCGGACGAGGACGTGGTGATAACCCTGTCCCGGCGCGGGTACATCAAGCGCACGACCCTGGACAACTACCACCAGCAGAAACGCGGCGGCAAGGGCGTTGCCGGGGTCCATACCGGTGAAGACGACTTTGTGCAGGAGTTTCTGACGACAACCAACCACCAGTTCCTCCTGCTGTTCACCAACAAGGGCCGCATGCACCAGCTCAAGGTGCACCAGGTTCCCGAAGGCAGCCGCACGGCCAAGGGCGCGCATGTGGCCAACCTCCTGTCTCTGGACAAGGAGGAATGGGTCACCACGGTCCTGACCATCCGGGAATTCACGGACGACCGCTTCTTCCTCTTCGTGACCAAGCGGGGCATGATAAAACGCTCGGCCGCATCCCTGTACGCCAAGTGCCGCAAGACCGGCATGATAGCCGTGGGCCTGCGCGACGACGACGAACTGATCGCGGTCCGCGAGGTGAACGAAACCTGCAACATCGTGCTCACGACCAAACACGGCCTTGCCATCCGCTTCCAGGGGAACGAGGCCCGGCCCATGGGCCGGGGCGCCACGGGCGTCAAGGGCATCGCCCTGCGCGGGGACGACGCGGTGGTCGCCTGCGTGGTGGTCCTGGAAGGCCTTGACCCGGAAATCATGACCGTGTCCCGCAACGGCTACGGCAAACGGACGAAACTGGAGCTCTATCGCGTACAGTCGCGCGGCGGTAAAGGCATCATCAACTTCAAGGTCACGCCCAAAACCGGCGAGGTTATCGGCGCGATGACCGTCGCGGAGAACGACGCCCTTATCCTCCTGACTTCCACCAACAAGATCATCCGTATCGCGGTGGACGACGTGCGGAGCGTCGGCAGGGCAACCCAGGGTGTGCGCCTGGTGGCGCTGGATGACGAAGGCTTTGTGGTCGGCTTTGACCGCATTGACGATACCAACGGCGACGGCGCCCCGGTCCAGGAATAA
- a CDS encoding putative lipoprotein (Evidence 3 : Function proposed based on presence of conserved amino acid motif, structural feature or limited homology) encodes MVAMKRRLPVIIFFLGLAAALPGCLEAEKKAPSDLEDARHAMMTRDYLEAEKSFERYLRRSPQGADRWEVWNSLVDLALSVRNDRKAAIELLEAMLIEYAEAPARKRVISSQLAEQYRIVRNYERALTLWSGIADDKNADVVERARACRNLAGIYLRRLEFELAKESLDYCLALDIPDTVRADCLYDLAQTYVGTGDLDQAITHFRQVLALGNIPGSTRTLTVFMLADTLDQKGLNAEALKLFTSISDDYPNPKVVAQRIAFLKNKKKTPAAQAAPEGRK; translated from the coding sequence ATGGTTGCGATGAAAAGACGCTTACCGGTAATTATCTTTTTTCTCGGCCTTGCGGCAGCTCTTCCCGGCTGCCTTGAGGCCGAGAAAAAAGCGCCTTCCGACCTGGAGGACGCGCGCCACGCCATGATGACGCGGGATTACCTGGAAGCGGAAAAGAGCTTCGAGCGCTACCTCCGGCGCAGCCCCCAGGGCGCGGACCGCTGGGAGGTCTGGAACAGCCTGGTGGATTTGGCGTTAAGCGTGCGGAACGACCGCAAGGCCGCCATCGAGCTGTTGGAAGCCATGCTCATCGAATATGCGGAAGCCCCGGCCCGGAAGCGGGTTATCAGTTCCCAGCTCGCGGAGCAGTACCGGATTGTGCGCAATTACGAGCGGGCGCTTACCCTTTGGTCCGGCATCGCGGACGACAAGAACGCGGACGTGGTCGAGCGGGCGCGGGCCTGCCGCAACCTTGCCGGCATTTATCTGCGGCGGCTGGAATTCGAACTTGCCAAGGAATCGCTCGACTACTGCCTGGCCCTGGACATTCCGGATACCGTCCGGGCCGACTGCCTGTACGATCTTGCCCAGACCTACGTGGGTACCGGCGACCTTGACCAGGCCATCACGCATTTCCGGCAGGTGCTGGCGCTCGGCAACATTCCCGGCTCCACGCGCACCCTGACGGTCTTCATGCTGGCCGATACCCTGGACCAGAAAGGCCTGAACGCCGAGGCCCTGAAACTGTTCACCAGCATCAGCGACGATTACCCCAACCCCAAGGTTGTGGCGCAGCGCATCGCCTTTTTGAAGAACAAAAAGAAAACCCCTGCCGCCCAGGCTGCTCCCGAGGGGAGAAAGTAA
- a CDS encoding hypothetical protein (Evidence 5 : No homology to any previously reported sequences): MDKESKDGDPVSLDVADNPGPPSGGPFPLPGEEKRVSFRILFIPSFTRCNDEPGEHRDYSGNSQQGARARENPLPGLPGV, from the coding sequence ATGGATAAAGAGAGCAAAGATGGGGATCCAGTGTCTTTGGACGTTGCCGACAACCCCGGCCCGCCTTCCGGCGGGCCTTTTCCTTTACCCGGAGAGGAGAAGAGGGTAAGCTTCCGCATCCTGTTTATTCCATCCTTTACCCGCTGTAACGACGAACCAGGAGAGCACCGTGACTATTCAGGAAATTCGCAGCAAGGCGCGCGAGCGCGTGAAAACCCGTTGCCGGGTCTGCCCGGTGTGTGA